DNA sequence from the Devosia lacusdianchii genome:
ATCCCGGTCAGGACCATGGAGAGGTCCCCCATATTGGTCCCGAGTAGCACGCGATAGGGGATGAAGTATCCGGTTTCACCCAGCGGCGCGTACCAGATGACGATGCGGTCGCTGTCGGCCAGGTAATTGGTGATGTCGGAGGTGGTGAAGTGGCCCGAGACGGGGTCATAGTCCACCGTGCACAACACCACCGGCCCTTGATAGCCGGTGCGCGGCGAGGTCGCCTCGTCGTCGCCGGCATAGCTCATGGCGATATTGAAGCGTTCGACCCCGGTAAAGATATTGACCCGGCGTTGGCAGAGGCTCTTGTCGAGCCCGCTGCCCTTGAGCACGAAGGCGGAGAGGAAGTCGCTCACGCCGGTCAGGTGCGAGCGCTCCAACGGCACCCGGTCGTAATTGTCCATGATCGGCGGCTCGACCTTGAAGGCCGACACGTCGCGGCCGGCGAAGGACACATCGACCGAAAAGGTCTCGCCCTTGGCACGCGTTTCGAGATTGA
Encoded proteins:
- a CDS encoding DUF3108 domain-containing protein; the encoded protein is MTQSRLALSAVLALSLSLPAAAAEADAQASYILTLGGINIAAMTVDLKDNGSQYSLDLNANVAGLGAVVASGTAKASSEGSSSGNSLVSQAFNLETRAKGETFSVDVSFAGRDVSAFKVEPPIMDNYDRVPLERSHLTGVSDFLSAFVLKGSGLDKSLCQRRVNIFTGVERFNIAMSYAGDDEATSPRTGYQGPVVLCTVDYDPVSGHFTTSDITNYLADSDRIVIWYAPLGETGYFIPYRVLLGTNMGDLSMVLTGMSF